One region of Marivirga arenosa genomic DNA includes:
- a CDS encoding DUF5916 domain-containing protein gives MHKYISVFLIINILSVVIISAKDKEKRSPREMETEFVENITPEIDGLLDDEFWQDIETEKVNFITFIPENGSVSSEKTFIKTAYTDFGIYIAAKMIDKSGEPVQQELGIRDDDNRNTDQFGVILDTYQNGQNAFYLKVSAAGVQTDIFINRGRNDYNWDAVWNSAAIITEEGWQVEIEIPYSAIRFPKDPEQNWNINFMRKIQSKNETSFWNYVDNSVDGLVNQSGTLTGLKGIKPPLRLQVSPYITAYYNRNAEGGNFDFTGGMDLKYGFTESFTLDMTLIPDFGQTVSDNVIYNLGPFEVQYAENRAFFTEGTELFNKGGLFYSRRVGQSFGDLELEEQDSIVTYPSEAPLLNASKITGRTKNGLGIGFFNAVTNRTFAEVYDKETKEKRIEQVDDLTNFNIMVVDQSLRNNSNISLINTNVKRFDGGNDANVIGTDFRLRDKTNTYQIDGFGAYNNIMKPQEINEEGYKYNLGFSKISGKYQFNLGRNVESDTYNPNDLGFLRSPNEISHFASFGYNQFQPTELFNQYRIWAGGDYSQLFEPKLYQNFSTWTDFWAQTKNFETFSFNLRYRPSKTYDYFEPRVEGARYFRTWNYSTNFRYSSDSRKALMSNISVGIWNAPDREQFDYWINISARYRVNNQFSINYDFRINKQLSSIGFAEHFTNEAGDVEQIVFGERDIDVLSNVLGVNYTINNKMGFNFRLRHYWNKVDYFNYFNLTNDGDIEPIAYDGKDLASDNYEIHDTNFNAFNIDAVYSWQIAPGSFVNVVWKDAVQEVNNMVDMNFSENFNNVISTDHQQNLSIRIIYFLDYTQIKRDLALNKS, from the coding sequence ATGCACAAATACATATCAGTATTCCTGATTATTAATATTTTATCAGTTGTAATTATTTCCGCAAAAGATAAAGAAAAAAGGTCTCCACGTGAAATGGAGACTGAATTTGTTGAAAATATTACACCCGAAATTGATGGTTTACTTGATGATGAATTTTGGCAAGATATCGAAACTGAAAAAGTTAATTTTATCACATTTATTCCAGAAAATGGTTCTGTTTCTTCTGAAAAGACTTTTATAAAAACCGCCTACACTGATTTCGGAATCTACATAGCCGCAAAAATGATTGATAAAAGCGGTGAGCCTGTTCAGCAAGAATTAGGCATAAGAGATGACGATAATAGAAATACTGATCAATTTGGTGTGATATTGGACACTTACCAAAATGGACAAAATGCTTTTTACCTAAAAGTTAGTGCCGCTGGCGTTCAAACCGATATATTTATAAATCGAGGAAGAAATGATTATAACTGGGATGCCGTTTGGAATAGTGCGGCAATTATAACTGAAGAAGGTTGGCAAGTTGAAATTGAAATTCCATATTCTGCTATTCGTTTTCCTAAAGACCCTGAACAAAATTGGAACATTAATTTTATGCGTAAAATCCAGAGTAAAAACGAAACTTCATTTTGGAATTATGTTGATAATTCTGTTGATGGATTAGTGAATCAATCTGGAACTTTAACTGGATTAAAAGGTATCAAACCTCCCCTTAGATTACAAGTTTCACCATACATTACTGCCTATTACAATAGAAATGCTGAAGGAGGAAATTTTGATTTCACCGGTGGTATGGATTTAAAGTATGGGTTTACAGAAAGCTTTACTTTGGACATGACCTTGATTCCTGATTTTGGTCAAACCGTTTCAGATAATGTGATCTATAATTTAGGCCCCTTTGAAGTTCAATACGCGGAAAACCGAGCATTTTTTACGGAAGGTACAGAATTATTTAATAAAGGTGGATTATTCTATTCAAGAAGAGTTGGCCAAAGTTTTGGAGATTTGGAATTAGAAGAGCAAGATTCTATAGTCACCTACCCTTCAGAAGCTCCTTTGTTAAATGCCTCCAAAATTACTGGCAGAACGAAAAATGGTTTAGGAATTGGATTCTTTAATGCGGTTACCAATAGAACATTTGCAGAAGTTTATGATAAGGAAACTAAAGAGAAAAGAATAGAGCAAGTTGATGATCTTACCAACTTCAATATTATGGTAGTTGATCAAAGTTTGAGAAATAATAGTAATATCAGTTTGATCAATACCAATGTAAAAAGATTTGATGGCGGAAATGATGCCAATGTTATCGGAACTGATTTTAGATTGAGAGATAAAACGAATACCTACCAAATTGATGGTTTCGGGGCTTATAATAATATCATGAAACCTCAAGAAATCAATGAAGAGGGATATAAATATAATCTAGGTTTTTCAAAAATCAGTGGTAAATACCAGTTCAACCTTGGAAGAAATGTCGAAAGCGATACCTATAATCCAAATGATTTAGGTTTTTTAAGAAGCCCAAATGAAATCAGTCATTTTGCCTCTTTCGGATATAATCAATTTCAGCCTACGGAATTGTTCAATCAATATAGAATTTGGGCTGGTGGGGATTATAGCCAGTTATTCGAACCTAAACTATATCAAAATTTCTCAACCTGGACTGACTTCTGGGCCCAAACTAAAAACTTTGAGACCTTCTCTTTCAACCTAAGGTACAGGCCTTCTAAAACATATGATTATTTTGAACCTCGAGTAGAAGGAGCAAGGTATTTTAGAACCTGGAATTACAGCACTAATTTCAGATATTCTTCTGATAGCAGAAAAGCTTTAATGAGTAATATCTCTGTAGGAATCTGGAATGCTCCTGATCGAGAGCAGTTCGATTATTGGATAAATATTTCTGCTCGTTATAGAGTTAATAATCAATTTTCCATTAATTATGATTTCAGAATAAATAAACAGCTTAGTTCAATCGGTTTTGCTGAACATTTTACTAATGAAGCTGGTGATGTTGAACAAATTGTTTTTGGAGAAAGAGACATTGATGTTTTATCGAATGTTCTTGGTGTCAATTACACCATCAATAATAAAATGGGTTTTAATTTCCGCTTAAGACACTATTGGAATAAAGTTGATTATTTTAACTATTTCAATTTAACGAATGATGGGGATATTGAACCAATTGCCTATGATGGGAAAGATTTAGCTTCGGATAATTACGAAATACACGATACTAATTTTAATGCCTTTAATATTGATGCTGTCTATTCTTGGCAAATCGCTCCTGGTAGTTTTGTTAATGTGGTTTGGAAAGATGCTGTTCAAGAGGTAAATAATATGGTAGATATGAATTTCTCAGAAAACTTTAACAATGTAATTTCAACTGATCACCAGCAAAATCTAAGTATTAGGATTATTTATTTTCTAGACTACACGCAAATTAAAAGGGATTTAGCTTTAAATAAGAGTTAA
- a CDS encoding J domain-containing protein — protein sequence MSKNHLTYNQAIEILELQHNATTDEIKLAYRRLAKKYHPDIYKLDNGEKFKSISQAYEFLNQNPYPPIQGLKNSRPNSGSQSKHEYRKRAYFEKKRKKQAEEKAQKEQMFKWLFKKIKPILIIFLLFNITLAIDFLLPYQNQKVRVIKIKTDYFRSRNYSSTKKVYDYALLLDNGNKFRIGTKEISVINIGKTLELKRTSIFHEPIKLKISDDNYLIPEYGLFQIFGLLIPVNLLLIIVYFRFLKNNDIKLTIALLLIITTLIQLFLFIL from the coding sequence ATGAGCAAAAATCATTTAACTTATAATCAAGCTATAGAAATTCTTGAGTTGCAACATAATGCAACAACGGATGAAATTAAACTTGCTTATAGAAGGCTTGCTAAAAAATATCATCCTGATATTTATAAATTGGATAATGGTGAAAAATTCAAATCAATTTCACAAGCCTACGAATTTTTAAATCAAAATCCTTATCCACCGATACAGGGTCTAAAGAATTCTAGACCAAATTCAGGATCTCAGAGCAAACATGAATATAGGAAAAGGGCGTATTTTGAAAAAAAGCGAAAGAAACAGGCTGAAGAAAAAGCTCAAAAAGAGCAAATGTTTAAATGGTTATTCAAAAAGATAAAGCCTATTTTAATAATCTTTTTATTATTCAATATAACATTAGCGATTGATTTCCTTCTTCCCTATCAAAATCAAAAGGTTAGGGTCATTAAAATTAAAACTGATTATTTTAGAAGTAGAAATTACAGCAGCACAAAAAAGGTTTATGATTATGCATTGCTTTTAGATAACGGCAATAAATTTCGAATTGGAACCAAAGAAATCTCAGTAATAAATATAGGCAAAACACTGGAATTAAAGAGAACTAGTATTTTCCACGAACCAATAAAATTAAAAATATCCGATGATAATTATTTAATACCAGAATATGGCCTATTTCAAATTTTTGGATTATTAATACCAGTAAATTTATTGTTGATAATAGTTTATTTCCGCTTTCTAAAAAATAATGATATTAAATTAACGATTGCCTTATTATTAATTATTACAACTTTAATTCAATTGTTCCTTTTCATTTTGTAA
- a CDS encoding DEAD/DEAH box helicase: MKFTELNIIEPILKALEKQNYSEPTAIQKKAIPILLEGNDIMATAQTGTGKTAAFAIPILQLLEKGDSRPSSIKTLVLTPTRELAIQIKESFDDYGQFLTSKNAVIFGGVNQKSQVDQIKKGVDVLIATPGRLLDLMNQGYIDLKHIQYFVLDEADRMLDMGFIHDIKKIIKVLPHKRQSLFFSATMPKTIVELSNQILNSPTRISVSPVSSTAETIQQQLYYTNKSTKKDLLYHILKDSSLDQVLLFDRTKHGADRIVRDLKKKNITAAAIHGDKAQNQRQKALIQFKEKKIRVLVATDIAARGIDIDKLQFVINYDIPNVAETYVHRIGRSGRAGESGLAISFCEPEENEYVKEIEKLIKQKIPVVNKNPFPQTDKPMTTAEKKEFEKEKQRRKQEFFANRKKKQNRR, encoded by the coding sequence ATGAAATTTACAGAACTTAATATTATTGAGCCTATTTTAAAGGCTTTAGAAAAACAGAATTATTCGGAACCCACCGCCATCCAGAAAAAAGCAATTCCTATACTACTTGAAGGAAATGATATAATGGCGACTGCACAAACCGGTACGGGAAAAACTGCTGCTTTTGCAATTCCAATTTTGCAATTATTAGAAAAAGGCGATTCAAGACCTTCAAGTATAAAAACACTTGTTCTCACCCCTACAAGAGAACTAGCTATTCAGATTAAAGAAAGCTTTGATGATTATGGACAATTTTTGACTAGTAAGAATGCTGTGATTTTTGGAGGTGTAAATCAAAAAAGTCAAGTTGATCAAATCAAAAAAGGAGTTGATGTTTTAATTGCAACCCCCGGTAGACTTCTTGACTTAATGAATCAAGGCTATATTGATTTGAAGCATATTCAATATTTCGTTTTGGATGAAGCAGATAGAATGTTGGATATGGGTTTTATTCATGATATTAAAAAGATCATCAAAGTATTACCACATAAAAGACAATCTTTATTTTTCTCAGCTACTATGCCAAAAACAATAGTTGAGTTATCTAATCAAATCCTGAATAGCCCCACTAGAATTTCAGTAAGTCCTGTTTCATCAACTGCTGAAACAATTCAACAGCAGTTATACTACACCAATAAATCCACCAAAAAAGATTTACTATACCATATTTTAAAAGATTCTTCTTTAGATCAAGTTTTACTTTTTGATAGAACTAAACATGGAGCGGATAGAATAGTAAGGGATTTAAAAAAGAAGAATATTACAGCCGCTGCAATTCACGGAGATAAGGCACAGAATCAAAGACAAAAAGCCCTTATCCAATTCAAGGAAAAGAAAATTCGAGTATTAGTAGCTACAGATATTGCCGCCAGGGGAATTGATATTGATAAACTGCAATTTGTAATCAACTACGATATTCCCAATGTAGCAGAAACCTATGTACATAGAATAGGCAGATCGGGCAGAGCAGGAGAGTCAGGACTCGCCATTTCATTTTGTGAGCCAGAAGAAAATGAATACGTCAAAGAAATTGAAAAGCTCATCAAACAAAAAATTCCTGTGGTTAATAAAAACCCTTTTCCACAAACTGATAAGCCCATGACTACAGCCGAGAAAAAAGAGTTTGAAAAAGAAAAGCAAAGAAGGAAGCAAGAGTTTTTTGCAAATAGAAAGAAGAAACAGAATAGAAGATAG
- a CDS encoding sensor histidine kinase, whose amino-acid sequence MIINILLIRQNGKTIQKNQDILNTSQEIIINAEEIVEILHLIDVGIRGYYISGNKFMYQSPADSAKRRIEKTFNFLDQELDNQFYALEEYSIVKDTVNYYFKLVSEIDQALENGNKEKAKSIILQDQGYPVWLIANSFSNKLKEYELNIQKKATYNFQRAVNTSFWLQIILFIIALPTLLYAARYAVRSLGLSEKLRVVESEKSNILKEQKEKLERLVRKRTDEILAQNEEIRAQNEEISSQNDVILSQNEEMKDSQRLIEEKNEELTLQNDILNKAKITIEKQQKLLELKNEELTEEVAKQNKNLKETNLELINQINKLQQFGYIVSHNLRSSTARLLGLSNLIDNTSGSERENIIELMKQSSEDLHELINDVSMILLIQKPITKILEEVDIRETISKVKNILKNEIDNTSAVINESYQNKNKLKSLPLYIESIIYNLISNAIKYRQKNLNPQIYIKVNDFQNKLKIEIEDNGLGIDLENNIDKVFGLYKRFHFHVEGKGLGLYLVKTQIDALGGKIEVESKIGRGTKFTIII is encoded by the coding sequence ATGATTATTAACATTTTGCTTATCAGACAAAATGGGAAGACTATTCAGAAGAATCAAGATATTTTAAATACATCTCAGGAGATTATCATTAATGCTGAAGAGATAGTTGAAATTCTACACTTAATTGATGTAGGAATTAGAGGCTATTACATTTCAGGAAATAAGTTTATGTACCAAAGTCCTGCGGATTCAGCAAAAAGAAGAATTGAAAAAACATTTAATTTTCTAGATCAAGAATTAGACAATCAATTTTATGCTCTAGAAGAATACTCCATAGTTAAAGATACTGTAAATTATTATTTCAAACTCGTTTCTGAAATAGATCAAGCACTAGAAAATGGAAACAAAGAAAAGGCTAAGAGTATAATTTTGCAGGATCAAGGCTATCCTGTTTGGTTAATCGCAAATTCTTTCTCCAATAAATTGAAGGAGTATGAACTTAATATTCAGAAAAAAGCGACCTATAATTTCCAAAGAGCTGTTAATACTTCATTTTGGTTACAAATAATACTATTTATAATAGCTTTACCAACCCTGTTATATGCAGCAAGATATGCAGTCCGCTCTTTAGGACTGTCCGAAAAATTAAGAGTTGTTGAGTCCGAAAAATCCAATATTTTAAAAGAGCAGAAGGAAAAACTAGAACGTTTAGTTAGGAAAAGAACTGACGAAATTTTAGCTCAGAATGAAGAGATTAGAGCTCAGAATGAAGAAATATCTTCACAAAATGACGTGATTCTCTCACAAAATGAGGAAATGAAAGATTCTCAAAGGTTGATTGAAGAGAAAAATGAAGAGTTAACACTACAGAATGATATTCTCAATAAGGCTAAAATAACAATTGAAAAACAACAAAAGTTACTGGAATTAAAAAACGAAGAACTTACAGAAGAGGTAGCCAAACAGAATAAAAATTTAAAAGAAACCAATTTAGAACTCATTAATCAAATTAATAAACTTCAACAGTTTGGCTATATCGTATCACATAATTTAAGATCATCAACTGCACGGCTTTTAGGGTTGTCAAATTTAATTGATAATACATCAGGATCAGAAAGAGAAAATATCATTGAATTAATGAAGCAATCATCTGAAGATCTGCATGAATTGATCAATGATGTGAGTATGATATTATTGATACAGAAACCTATAACTAAAATTTTAGAAGAGGTTGATATAAGGGAAACAATCTCGAAAGTCAAAAACATTTTGAAAAATGAGATTGATAATACCTCAGCAGTTATAAATGAAAGTTATCAAAATAAAAATAAATTAAAATCTTTACCATTATACATAGAAAGCATAATCTATAATTTAATTTCTAATGCTATAAAATACCGTCAAAAGAATCTTAATCCACAGATATATATTAAGGTTAATGATTTTCAAAATAAACTTAAGATAGAAATTGAAGACAATGGGTTAGGTATTGATCTTGAAAATAATATTGATAAAGTTTTTGGATTATATAAACGATTTCATTTTCATGTTGAAGGTAAAGGGCTTGGATTATATTTGGTAAAAACACAAATAGATGCACTAGGGGGTAAAATTGAGGTAGAGAGTAAGATAGGAAGGGGAACAAAATTTACAATTATTATCTAA
- a CDS encoding SMP-30/gluconolactonase/LRE family protein, translating into MIDFNKSLILILIILLFSACQKGADLPISDSAELIKISNQFDFTEGPTSDAKGNVYFTDQPKNKIYKYNTEGKLSVFTNQSGRSNGLYIDSNQNLWACADGKNQLWKFKLDGSKEVILNDSGTVAYNGPNDVWIHENGNLYFTDPIYQRPYWENAHDTVGYQSFYLFKNKKVVLLDSSLVQANGIIGSSKNNLLFVADIGAGKTYRYEMNADGSVKNKLLFANQGSDGMTLDSKGNLYLTGKGVDIYNRKGEHIQHLDINEDWTANVCFGGMNNDELFITASKSLYKIQTNMEGVK; encoded by the coding sequence ATGATTGATTTTAACAAAAGCTTAATTCTAATTCTTATTATCCTTCTTTTTAGTGCTTGCCAAAAGGGAGCTGATCTGCCTATATCTGATTCAGCGGAATTAATTAAAATTTCGAATCAATTTGATTTTACGGAAGGTCCTACATCTGATGCTAAAGGTAATGTCTATTTTACTGACCAGCCGAAAAACAAAATCTACAAATATAATACCGAAGGTAAGCTCTCTGTTTTTACCAATCAATCTGGAAGATCAAACGGATTATATATAGATTCTAATCAGAATTTATGGGCTTGTGCTGATGGTAAAAATCAATTGTGGAAATTTAAGCTTGATGGTAGTAAAGAAGTGATTTTGAATGATTCAGGAACCGTTGCTTATAATGGCCCCAATGATGTTTGGATTCATGAAAATGGAAACTTATATTTTACAGATCCAATTTATCAAAGACCTTACTGGGAAAATGCTCACGATACAGTAGGTTATCAATCCTTTTATCTTTTTAAAAATAAAAAAGTCGTTTTACTTGATTCAAGTTTAGTTCAAGCCAACGGAATCATAGGCAGTTCAAAAAACAATTTATTATTCGTTGCAGATATTGGCGCTGGAAAAACCTATCGATACGAAATGAATGCAGATGGTAGTGTTAAAAACAAATTGTTATTTGCAAATCAAGGCTCTGATGGAATGACTCTTGATTCAAAAGGTAATCTTTATTTAACGGGCAAAGGTGTTGATATTTATAATAGAAAAGGTGAGCATATTCAACATTTGGATATAAACGAAGACTGGACTGCTAACGTCTGCTTTGGAGGAATGAATAATGATGAGTTATTTATTACTGCTTCAAAATCACTTTACAAAATTCAAACTAATATGGAAGGAGTAAAATAA
- a CDS encoding M14 family metallopeptidase: protein MSRIILIALSLFIYSNLSAQELITTYEKSGGSETATYQETISYYKKLAKKYPQIHIQEMGSTDSGEPLHLVIFNKDKKFKFSDLEKSEKPILFINNGIHPGESDGIDASMMMLRNWAQNISQFSYLDSLIVAVIPIYNVGGALNRNSTTRTNQNGPKEYGFRGNAQNYDLNRDFIKMDSKNAFAFANIFHSLDPDVFIDTHVTNGSDHQHVVTVLTTQHNKLGGELGNYLQMEFEPMIFSEMEKRNRNPIKYVNVHGWSPENGWNQFWDAPRYSTGYATLFQTFGFMTEDHMWKDYKTRVENVYDFLTIASEISAKEGEKIQALKRQDREDLLEADSLPISWAIDKDEFEMLTLMGYETDQPISELTKNPLLTYNKEEKLEKEVPFYNVYKVDKMVKVPDYYVIPQAWYRVIERLQANDVELEKIKKDTSFNVEVYHIEDFETRNNPYEGHYLHYSTKVKKSENEINFRKGDYLINTAQFSRRYIVETLEPESQDSFFNWNFFDTILQQKENFSAYVFEPMAKEILANMSESQQKEFYDLQENDSAFAANNYAQLDWIFKRSDHYEKAHKKYPVYRLFVK from the coding sequence ATGTCACGAATTATCTTGATTGCATTATCACTTTTTATTTATTCAAATCTTAGCGCACAAGAATTAATTACAACATATGAAAAATCAGGTGGTAGTGAAACCGCTACCTACCAAGAGACAATTAGTTATTATAAAAAATTAGCCAAAAAGTATCCTCAAATCCATATTCAGGAAATGGGTTCAACCGATAGTGGGGAACCTCTTCATTTGGTTATTTTTAATAAAGACAAAAAATTCAAATTTTCAGATCTGGAGAAATCTGAAAAACCAATTCTGTTTATCAACAATGGCATTCATCCTGGCGAATCGGATGGAATTGATGCATCCATGATGATGTTGCGAAATTGGGCCCAGAACATCAGCCAGTTTTCATATTTAGATAGCTTAATTGTAGCGGTTATTCCAATCTATAATGTAGGTGGAGCATTAAACCGTAATAGTACTACAAGAACCAATCAAAATGGACCGAAAGAATATGGATTCAGAGGAAATGCTCAAAATTACGATTTGAACAGAGATTTCATCAAGATGGATTCGAAAAATGCATTTGCCTTTGCGAATATATTTCACAGTCTGGATCCTGATGTATTTATTGACACTCACGTAACCAATGGATCGGACCATCAACATGTGGTAACAGTCTTAACCACTCAACATAACAAATTAGGTGGTGAATTAGGGAATTATTTACAAATGGAATTTGAACCTATGATTTTTTCAGAAATGGAGAAACGAAATAGAAATCCAATCAAATATGTGAATGTTCACGGCTGGTCACCAGAAAATGGATGGAATCAATTTTGGGATGCTCCAAGATATTCCACAGGATATGCTACATTATTTCAGACTTTCGGTTTTATGACTGAAGATCATATGTGGAAAGATTATAAAACCAGAGTTGAAAATGTGTATGATTTTTTAACCATTGCTTCAGAAATAAGCGCAAAAGAAGGAGAAAAGATTCAGGCCTTAAAAAGGCAAGATCGAGAAGATTTATTAGAAGCGGATAGTTTGCCAATAAGCTGGGCCATTGATAAGGATGAGTTTGAAATGTTAACATTAATGGGATATGAGACCGATCAACCTATAAGTGAATTAACTAAGAATCCATTATTGACTTATAACAAAGAAGAAAAGCTGGAAAAAGAAGTTCCGTTTTATAATGTGTATAAAGTGGATAAAATGGTTAAAGTTCCAGATTATTATGTAATACCTCAAGCTTGGTATCGAGTAATTGAGAGATTACAAGCTAATGATGTAGAATTAGAAAAAATTAAAAAGGATACTTCCTTTAATGTTGAAGTGTACCATATTGAAGATTTTGAAACGAGAAATAACCCTTACGAAGGACATTATTTACACTATTCTACAAAAGTTAAAAAGTCAGAAAACGAAATAAATTTTAGAAAAGGAGATTACTTAATTAACACAGCTCAATTTTCTAGAAGATATATAGTTGAAACGCTAGAACCGGAATCTCAAGACTCATTTTTTAACTGGAATTTCTTCGATACTATTCTTCAACAAAAAGAGAATTTTTCTGCTTATGTGTTTGAACCAATGGCTAAAGAGATTCTAGCTAATATGTCTGAATCTCAACAAAAAGAGTTTTATGATTTACAAGAAAATGATTCAGCATTTGCAGCTAACAATTATGCCCAGCTTGACTGGATCTTCAAAAGATCTGATCATTACGAAAAAGCGCATAAAAAATATCCCGTTTATAGGTTATTTGTAAAATGA